Proteins from a single region of Thermoproteota archaeon:
- a CDS encoding 30S ribosomal protein S13 — protein sequence MSETAELRRIVRLLNTTLDGTKQVLISLTNVKGISFVLAKAILMKAGIPPNKLLGELTDEELEKIEDVVNNPDKYGIPWWMMNRQRDPKTNESRILIGDDISWVVTQDINLMKKIRSWKGIRHELGLKVRGQRTKTTGRVGRTVGYQRKK from the coding sequence TTGTCGGAAACTGCGGAGCTAAGGAGGATAGTAAGGCTTCTCAACACGACCCTAGACGGTACTAAGCAGGTGCTCATCTCCCTGACAAATGTCAAGGGAATAAGTTTCGTTCTAGCTAAAGCGATCCTTATGAAGGCTGGTATTCCACCGAACAAGCTTCTCGGAGAGCTTACTGACGAGGAACTGGAGAAGATAGAGGATGTAGTCAACAATCCCGATAAGTACGGCATACCTTGGTGGATGATGAACCGGCAGAGGGACCCGAAGACCAACGAGTCCAGAATCCTGATAGGAGATGACATATCTTGGGTCGTGACCCAAGACATCAATTTGATGAAGAAGATAAGGAGCTGGAAGGGAATAAGACATGAGCTTGGCCTCAAGGTGAGGGGGCAGAGGACCAAGACCACCGGAAGGGTTGGGAGGACCGTAGGGTACCAGAGGAAGAAGTGA
- a CDS encoding 30S ribosomal protein S4, translating into MGDPKKPRKKYERPYKPWDRRVLEETNRLAGYYGLRNKRELWRMSYLAKKYRRIARELLAAPEEERVKVEPIIRRLQKLGIVGEDATLDDLLDLTVDQFLERRLQTIVWKKGFAKTPYMARQLITHGHIRINGRRIKQPGYLVTLEEEETIECTHPACLEEQAEQPEQKAE; encoded by the coding sequence ATGGGGGATCCGAAGAAGCCGAGGAAGAAATATGAGAGGCCCTACAAGCCCTGGGATAGACGAGTCCTAGAGGAGACAAACAGGCTAGCTGGCTACTACGGGCTGAGGAACAAGAGGGAGCTCTGGAGGATGAGCTATCTTGCTAAGAAGTACAGGAGGATAGCCAGAGAGCTACTGGCGGCTCCAGAGGAGGAGAGGGTGAAGGTCGAGCCCATAATAAGGAGGCTCCAGAAGCTCGGGATAGTCGGGGAGGACGCCACCTTGGATGACCTCCTCGATCTGACGGTCGATCAGTTCTTGGAGAGGAGGCTCCAGACAATTGTCTGGAAGAAGGGCTTCGCGAAAACTCCCTACATGGCGAGGCAGCTGATAACTCACGGTCACATCAGGATCAATGGCAGGAGGATAAAGCAGCCAGGTTACCTGGTAACTCTAGAAGAAGAGGAGACCATAGAATGCACGCATCCCGCGTGTTTAGAGGAGCAGGCTGAGCAGCCTGAGCAGAAGGCCGAATGA